ATACACCAATAGTTATGTATTGTCAATACATTAGTCAATTATTACATGGTATGGTGAAAGCTAATCAGGACTTCTTAGGACTATGATCTATCAGCAATGAGCTATTGGGGTTCTGTGTATTTTGTAGGTTTGACCCCGATCCCATTCTTTTAGGACAATTTATGGGATGGATAGAGCGAACTTTATAGCGTTGTTAATTTGTTCAATCTTCTCATTCCGAAGGACGGTAATTCTTTCTATCAATAACTCCTTTCTTATAGTTGCGATGGTATCTAAATTCACAACACACCTTTTGGGCAGGCCGTCCTCGGGGCCAAGAATAACCTCTACAGGGATACCCCTAATAGTTGAAGTCACTTCTGCTACTGTTACAGCATTTCTTATAGCGTAAGCCTCATCGCGAGAAAGGAGGACAATGGGACGCCGGCCAATGGGTCTTGGTAATTCAGCCTACCATACTTCCCCCTTGCGCATTACCAGTCCTCTTTAGAAAATACATTCAGAGAAGCCTTCTCCCAAGCCTCTATATCTCTCAGATCTTCCGGCACCCTTTTGTAACCCTCTTCATAGATTCTCACGAGCCTTTCCCTCTCCTTCGTTTCTTTCCACAGCTTAATGGCCTGAAGGATAAATCTGCTTCGACTGAGCCCTTCTTTCTCCCTGAAGGACTCCAATTCTTTAAACTCCTTATCTGGTATACTTATCGCAAATTTAACAGATCCCCTCATAAGCCCTCCTTGGTATGTCATATTTCATACCAAAGTATAACTCAGGTATTCCCCTATGTCAACCATGTCCCTTCAATCCTTACCCCTTAATCCTTCTAACAGCCAACTATAGTATTTATCAAAATTCCACTCCACCCAGGTTTCTTCATAGCTTCTGCGCTCATTTTGGGACAATTCAAGGAAACTGTATTTTGTAGGTTTGATAATCATATAAAGGGCACCTCCTGTCCCATCGCAAAAATGATACAGTAAGAAGCGATGGGGGAAATAGACAGTTAATTAACCAAAAGGAGGTGCCCTTGTCTGCCCTTTAATTTCTTTTTTGACTATAGAGATTAACGATTTAATTTGCTGTCGAGTAGAAGCCATTTCAACCTCCTTTCGGTTTAGACTCCCCTCACAGAACCGAACGTGCAGTTTTCCCGCATTCGGCTCTTCAGGAATGCATCCCCTGCGAGGATAGGGTATACATCAGGTGATATATCCTCGGTTTTGGCAACGGGTTATATACCAGATAGCGAGAGAATTGCCTCCAGTTATAGCTCCTCTTCTGACTCCGTCTATTAATCCACTTGTAGGCAAGACGGATGATCTCCTTGTAGAACGCCCGCAGCCGAACCATATTCCCACTTATGCCATAATAACGATAGTGCCCTATCAACTTCCACTTTAGCACTTTCCACCACTGTTCTAGCTTCAACGTACTGCGGATGCTCTTCAACCATTTTCCCATCTCCTTCACCTTCTGGCTGAACCTGGATTTTGCCGTCCTTCGCCCCAGCTTGAACTTCCCCCTCCTGGTTTTGTCACAATAGTGCGTAAATCCCAAGAAATCGAAAGTCGCCACCCTTTTATCCTGCCTCTGTGCCCTCTGCCATGGATAACGACCAAACTCTATAACCCTACTCTTCTGCTCAGAGATCCTTAACCCGAATTCAGCCAACCTCTCCCTCAATGCCTTGCCAAAGGCCTCCGCCTCATCCCTGTACTGAAAGCAGACTATGAAGTCATCGGCATAACGCACCATCTGAGCAAATCCCCTCAGCCGCCCCTTTACCTTTCTCTCAAACCAGAGGTCTAAGGCATAATGGAGATAGATGTTGGCCAGGATCGGACTCAACACCCCTCCCTGGGGCGTCCCCCTGTCCGTCTCCAGATACCTCCCCTCCTCCATTATCCCAGCCCTCAAGAAACGGCCGATCAGACGAAGCAGATTCCGATCCTTTATCCTCTGCCCCAAACACTCCATCAACCGGGCATGATCCACAGTATCAAAGAAC
This genomic interval from Deltaproteobacteria bacterium contains the following:
- a CDS encoding ribbon-helix-helix protein, CopG family is translated as MRGSVKFAISIPDKEFKELESFREKEGLSRSRFILQAIKLWKETKERERLVRIYEEGYKRVPEDLRDIEAWEKASLNVFSKEDW
- the ltrA gene encoding group II intron reverse transcriptase/maturase; translated protein: MSTKLSVITQRAREDPRCKFTSLVHLLNEDFLRGCFRELKRDKAPGIDGVTVRVREYEAHLEENLRDLVGRMKGWRYRPQPARRVYIPKPKGGKRPLGIPAVEDKIVQMGIKKILEAIYECDFLDVSYGFRPNRSCHDALDVLDKAIMRGPVNFVVDMDIERFFDTVDHARLMECLGQRIKDRNLLRLIGRFLRAGIMEEGRYLETDRGTPQGGVLSPILANIYLHYALDLWFERKVKGRLRGFAQMVRYADDFIVCFQYRDEAEAFGKALRERLAEFGLRISEQKSRVIEFGRYPWQRAQRQDKRVATFDFLGFTHYCDKTRRGKFKLGRRTAKSRFSQKVKEMGKWLKSIRSTLKLEQWWKVLKWKLIGHYRYYGISGNMVRLRAFYKEIIRLAYKWINRRSQKRSYNWRQFSRYLVYNPLPKPRIYHLMYTLSSQGMHS